The Salvia splendens isolate huo1 chromosome 20, SspV2, whole genome shotgun sequence nucleotide sequence ttaattCCTTGTTTAGGGACAAAAagtgattcgctcaccccaggcgcccccataacccggcccgacatcgctatggaggggttcaaacacggtacctcagcggcccattaggtgggaggaacttacactggtaaccagcacacaaggagccaccacagtggtgaaactcccacactgcggctgccagcattcgatcctgtctgcttagggacaatctaccacccaggaaccaactgagttaTTAAATAAAGACGTGAGGGAGTAGGTTGATTAAAAATGGGAATGGTGTATACAGTACACGTGTATTTATAAATGGGAGtatattatttctttctttggGTCTCTTAATTTATTTGGTTTGGGCTTGTTTCTAATGTAATTGGTTGGGGCGTGAGCGGCCGAAATTAATCGAAAACATCTAAGCCTTTGATTGGGAAAATTTGATAATCTTGAACGAGAAAAATAATTGGAgacataggatgcatgcatcttatttatttatttggaaagtgtgttgatttatgtattatgTAAATTCTAAAGGTGGTATCTCGCAAGTGAATCatgatcgcaagggaaagaaaataatttcggattaagcactcgaggtgggctttcttttaaataaggacaacgtcctaaatattttatcgatggaaatgaaactttatttatcatgccatgatttgatttttaacgtgtctatctgatgtggctttatgccattattatataaatcgaatccGGGTCCTCGtatggccgcaaaccctacttggattagtgtacacctatggtagatcgtgtgctagcgtacgggctggccggtctagtggcttggtttgtggccacattccaagtcatgtattggcagatatggtaaacgtctatgggaaaatgactgatcagtcgacttttacaatgggaaatgattttgagtgcctcgggcctttctaaagctaaaccccgatggttacttatgtatggcatgataaataatatttttattgtaaatgttttcggcaagagcccactgagtatattttatagtactcagctctgcatgtgttttctctatgtgcaggttgagcggcgacgagcaattggtggtgttgGGCAATTTAAACTTTGAAGCATGgtttggttagttgtgaactacgagtgtcgttgtgtctccacacatgacgtcactctttctcttgaacgcttccgctgagacattgtttttactcataaatcttttagctttgaacctaattatttggataatgtcaacctcttggcctttttttattaaatattaattattggtcaaactctttattgaaaccctagtttccttcgtctgtttactaagttcttttaatcacgatcgcccgtatttattaaccataaagggcggtcgtgacagaaccATCGCCATTAATGTTTAAATCAACTTCCTCCAACAACGGGAGATTCATGTTCATGTTAGCATCACTCCAAGGATGACGGCAATGGCATGTGAACGAGGTAAGCAACGGAGCAGATATCTCTCCCACTGCATCGTAGGAAAAGATTTCAAGAATTCTAAGCTTGGGAGCCTTTATAACAAGGCGAGGAATGGGGTACCAGCGGAGAGTGAGCCTCTCGAAAGGGCTCCCTCTCCACGCCATAACGGAGCCAAGGCTGAAGAGGATCATAATCATCGAAGTACAACTCGGTTTCAAGATAAGGGGTTTTCAAATTTGGTAAAGAAAACTGTGCAGGTATGTGGAGTCCTTCATCCAACTGCCTGAGCTCGAGCTCCCGCAGCGTTGTGGGAGCGGAGGGATTGGACGCCGTGAAGGATGGCATAGGCCACGCATTTCGCCACGAAGGGGCGTGGGAATCTGCCGTGGATTGAGAAGTGGAAGTCGTGGACGGAGGCGGGAGAGCAGCTGGGAGACGAACTGGGACAAGGGGACGCGGCGGCCTATTTATGAgtagttttaaatgatactatgtgagtggaatgagttagtgaaatgtggagtttttttaccatttattgTAATTATGAACCGGGTCTCCTATTCGCTGAcgaaccaaaatagaaaaatgagacttctcttcgcggacggagggagtcttctattatattattatttgcaACATATACTCCAAGTAATTTTAGAATAAACTATGAGAAGATGAAATTGGAGTAGTGTTTTAGACCAATtttagagtaaaaaaatattattgccaatgaaaaaaaaaatacgcTAATTATTATGATGGAATagagcaattgtgtaatcgagacaAATAGAAATGTAAAGAGACatagaatttacgtggttcatcAACGTTATGTTTGCTACGTCCATAGCAGAAAACAATGAACATATTGTATTCAAATTGGTTTCGGATTACAGAGTTATGTGTcctacttctatataaataggcacaaAGACGACGGGCTAGGCTCAATATAACAATTAAGACCTAAAACAGAAACATATCATAACGTCGACCCCCGTTTGGCTAGCGGCAAATTATACTGATTCAAAGCATAATAACACTCACACTCTAACTTTCCAAGTAATTTTAAAAGTCAAATTAAAcattactattattttgataattaagaAAAGGAGTATCTCAGCAAAGTTAAGAAACAAGAATTCTACTTATATTTGCATTATTTTCCTTGTTAACAAGATTTTTATCACTTTTCTTACTCCTATTAActaaaaaatcaaacaaatatgagtttaaaattttaaaatcaaattacTTTCTTAGAAGAGCTTAAGAAACGAACCCTTAACTTATTGCTACGGATGATATGTAAAATCTCATAAATTCGTTCATTATATTAAAATGGCATAGATATATTATTGTCCATTTTTATCTCCTATAATGACAACGATTGAATACTAATGTCAATATTATAAATGTACATCCTTATCACGTTGACTTATGTAGTTCATATGCACCTTCCATTTCTCAAAAAATGTAGGAGTAGTAATTTTGTAATAATATTTATGCTCCTTGGTACTTATTTGACGGCGTGCCACCCActtaacaatattttttttttcattcttcccTAATTTAATACAGCTTTCTTTAGGGAGCCTAATTTGACATAGTTAACACATTTTAGAAATTGTAAACGTAATCTTATTTTTGTTCCGTATTTGTTAAAAAAGTTTATAAGCTTTTGAAGCCCAATGAAAAGTATAGATACTTATAAAATGCAACAAATAAGTTTTGAAAATATTTGGACAGTTGAACTTATACTAGAAAcagaaaatgaaacaaaaaatgaaattcaaagTGTATATATTGAAGATAACAAATTACATTAGAGTTATTGATATAAAAAACTGCTGTctttaagatttaattggaGTTATCGAAATTATAATTTGGAGAATTTATAATATGTTGAAATAATCAAAACGAATTAATAAGTCATAAATAGCAGGGACTCACTTTGGTGAATTGATAGTAAATAATATACTAGTAACTATTTTTCATAGACTAATGAATATGGACTAATTTTGGTGAATGAATTGAAGTCATTGTTTTTCCTAAGCATCAAACTGAGGAAAAAACAATTGGTACTTTTTCCGCACaaaaaatactccattcgtccgtgaaatattgtccaattttaccattttcatcTATCCATACAAAATTGTTCACTTtgctttctttctatttttggtaaatggtctTCACTTTCCATTAACTCTTTACAAtaacattctattataaaactgatatataaatgtgggaccttcattccactaactttttcaactcacttttcttcacatttcttaaaactcatgtcgagTCAAACTTGAAcaatatttcatggacggatggagtagatATTTTTGGAATAACGTTATTGCAACATTGGAAAAATTCTATTTAAAATACTCGCTGTCCATGAATTACAGATCTGATTTATCTATTACTACTGCAACATTTAATAAATGGAGCTCACGTTTCACCAACTTATTACACTGCATCTCACTTTTTCAAAGCTCTTGAAGGATCACTCGATTATTCCGAACTAGAAAAAACATGGCAACAAACAAAAAGTAGAATGAAACGACTACAGAAATTTCTCTATTATTAAAATTCCTCTTTTCTCCTTCTACTTCTTCTTCGATTTTtcccataaaaaatagtactagttcTTCAAATGACCGTTACACACGCATTCCAATCattgaaataaaatacattttcatttttccctCCCCTTATAAAAACCATTAATCACACATTAATCCCTCCCAAATCAAACAAGaaattcttcttcatcttcattttcGTCTTCTCGTTTACGAGTAATGTCTCCGATGATCAACGCAGACGATCTCGACCGGATCTTCAAGAACTTGGACAAGAAAAACGAAGGCGCAGTCGGCATTGCTGAGCTGCACGGCCTCCTCGGCCAAATCGGGGTCCACACGACCCCCGAGGAGCTCGACAAGTTCGTGGGGCGGACCACCCTCGACTACTTCGAGTTCCTCTTCTTCTACGAGGCCATGGTCAAGGCCTCGAAACCAGAACACGAACACGAGCAAGATCTTCGCAGGGCGTTTGAGGTCTTCGACTTGAACGGCGACGGCTACATTTCGTCGGAGGAGCTGAGGAGCGTGCTCTCCCGATTAGGCCTGCTCGACGAGAAGCGCGGTGGCGCCGACGATTGTAAGTGCATGATCGGTGTCTACGATGATAACTCTGACGGCGTTTTGGATTTTCACGAGTTTAAGAATATGATGTCTGTCAGCGGATTCAGGAAATGAAACTCGTGTAGTCAGAAATGTGGCTGACGGGGCCTTAATTGACCGAATTTAATAGAATTTTCCAACCTGATGTATATTGATATTTGTTTGATTCAATTTGTTTGAAGCATTGGTTTTGATTAGTTAATAGTCGGCGGAATTATGTTATGTTTTTTTGGCAGTGTTTAGATTATTAATTCAAcctttattgtgtgtttttgttGTCCTATTTTAGTCAACTGTGACGCATGCATTTATATGAATTATATAGGAAATTATTAATGAGAACCACGTTTTGGACAATTAGTAGTAATGATATAGCTTTGTAATGGTTCTTTAATAGTAATTGCAACTCTACCAAACAATGAAAACTCACCAAACAAACACTATAACTCTATAACGGCTTTAAGGTGTCATTCACTCCACGTTGGACTAGTGATTATCAAGTGGAAATTGACACATAAtcatatataataatatttaaataattatattttatctcGGATGTAATGAGATGTAAACtttaaatattatacaaactttaaactatgacaggaccgttagaaaatgttaaCAGATTATAAAATACCagcaataaaaaatgtcaattagtGTCAACGATTGATGCtttgttgacattgtattaatattttttgttgttattattttgtcatctattgATATTTTCTAAGATCATGATCATAGTCTCGAATTTttacaatatttaaaatttgtattttaatagTAACATTATTTAGTCTAGTGTTGATTTATACGGGTTTCCACGTCCGTAGGATTTgcgtaagagcatccgcaatggcgcccgtcgATGCAGAATtcccacggacgtcccggaattccgtggcggacgtccgccattgtgcatgccCTCCAGGGATATGGAATTCAGcagggaattccgcggggacgtccgccattgcgtcgactcccgcggaattccgctttatttcgtttttttgtaatgtctatatataccgctcgttgaacttcgtttcatttcgcaccacttgttttaacaagtttctctctctctaaatttcttttatataatagtaatggctggtagtggtagtggccaTCATGAAGACGTAATGGCTCCGATTTgggcacgtgtgcgggaggccgcggcgagggaggaacaagcggcctcgGTGTCggcggtgcctcgacccatccatcgtcgcactatagtaccccgcgaccacctcgctgcccaccgtcggttgtacgagGACTACTTTGCGCCGaagccacggtttggggagacCCTATTCCGGCGACGGTTAAGGATGCAGAGGCcgttgtttatgcgtatcgttggcgctttggagcatcgatacaggtatttcagggtgcgggaggatgcagCCGGTAAACCTggccacacgccgattcagaagtgcactgccgcaatcaggcagttggcgtACGGAGGTacggcggacatgttcgacgagtacctccacatcggtgagtcgACAGCCCGCgactgcctgaagtatttttgtcagggcgttagggaaatattcggggataggtatcttgggaagcctacccccgaagattgtcaggctctgctggatatgcacgggtctCAGCACGGCTTCCTGGGGATgctgggcagcatagattgtatgcactaggaagggaagaactgccccgctgcatGGAAatggatgtacactaccggtttcaaggccaagaatcccacgataaTCCTTGAaacggtagctgactaccggttgtggatatggcatgcctattttggagtagccgggtcgaacaacgacatcaacgtcctccagtcgtcgccccttttcaacaaccagtgcatgggcgtcggtccggccgtcaacttcgtcgccaacggcaaccagcacaacctgggttattatttggcggatgggatatacccgatgtggcccgtctttgtgaagacgatcagatgcccaacggaTGCGAAGAAGGTATACTTTGCGcaacgtcaggaggcagcgcgcaaggatgtggagcgggcatttggtgtgctttaggctcgatgggcggcagtgaagggtccatcacggctgtggtacgttgacagcatcaccgacatcatgtacgcatgtattatcatacACACCATGATCGTcaaagatgaaggtccagcactgaccgattgggccaatgatgatgctgatgctgcgggtccaagctgCGGCGTGGCCACTAACAATGTACGCATAGGGATTCCCCATGACGACGTCGAttgagtccgtgcatttgccgacatgcgccaaaaacaagcccacgttcgactccagaacgatattattgaagaagtgtggcagcgtaggggtcgtcgttgatgtagtttttaattattgaaatgtatttttttttaatttggtgaaatgtacttttctttttttaatggaattttttccctattttccttgaaattttaattacgtaaattgtttaattccggaaattgtttaatttgtgaatttgtgaatttttttattgtgggattcCGTCGGGAATTTCGCAGGGGAATTCcaccactgtgcagtgggaattccgtataacgtggcagtgcagtgagaagtccttatgacatggcaggaggtgtttttgggaattccgccgggacatccgcacaaCTACGGATGCCCTAAATAATAACCTTTCAAAGAGTATTAAGTCATATGTCCCTAATAAATAGGGACACACCTTCCCACATTTGCAGCTCCTATCTCAataattcaataatttattacacaGTGACACATGGAAATAATTATAGTTTGATTAATAATTTCTTGTTACGCATCATTCTATATATTCGAATAATTCAACTCATGTAATTTCTGGGTAATTTTGGCAAGCCAGCCCTTCTTGATTATAAGTTCATGTATTTTTATTTGGTTGAATAATGGTTGACCTTACAAAATTCCATGTTACATTTACGTATTACGTATAACGAGAGTAGAAACCGTGTTTATTCTTATCTCTTTTTCGGTTCTTATTGTTTTAAAAACATAGATCTTCAACCCATCTACATGGTGCAAATATTACAATGTGTCTTGTTATTATCCATCAAACCATACCTATATAACTAATTTAATCTTATATAAAGTCTATTTGAACTTATCTCATAATATTGTATTAGTACCTTTATGTTCTGTTATTCTCTCCGTCCACGGTTAATTCAAACTACACAAACAAATCAAAGTGTCGAAATCAAACTAGCAAACCAAACTAGAAAAACAGCAAAAGGAAGCATGGCTAGAAAaactaattatataaatatggcATCATAAATATAATGGAGAAATTGATCGATGTCGACCATAGATTAAAAGTCGTTGGAGGCACCTCGTGTTCTTATTCTCCTCCAAAAGTTTGTTTGGGATTTGTATGGAAAGAAGCTATCAACTCATGATTTTATTGCTGCAATAATTAATAAGAAATGGTGGGCTAAAACTACTGGCCACATTAATTTGTTATATCTGAGTTATTACTcataagaaaaattaaattcagaGGAAATTTCTTAGATGTTTCACCACAATAATGAAGGCGTGGGTGAAAAAAATTAACCGATGTATTTGGGTTTTAGTCTTTTGATTctaatatatttttgttttatttttttaaaaaggaagATATATACTCGTCCATGTATCACACTTCCATTTTCACCTTTTTATAGTCAATTTCTACGTTAAAAAACTCCACTTGACGTTAATTTTATTCTTCTACATGCATGACCAATAGCTTCCATATGTCATCACCAACAaccgagaaggaaaaagaaCTCTTAAAAAGTTcacataataatatttaatgaaAGGCCAAGGAAAAAttctaaattttgaatttatttaaaatttgtatcatGACGAAAAAATTTACATCTTGCTAAACAAAATTGTTTTCTTTATGAATAGACAATATCAATTACTATAGTTTATTGGTAGTGGATTCCATTTCTGAATTTACTTTTTAATTAAACGATGTTATCATATCAGATATTCccaattttctaaaaaaaaaaaaagaattcatGTTATGATAATTGAGACTAGATTGATGAGCAATCAGAATTAATCAAATTTCATTATTTATCTAATAATTTGTCTAATATTATATATGCTCTTACTTGGATTAAACAAACAAAATCGATTACCGAATCTTCCTAACTTCAACTTGTTTTTGCCACTATCTTTCCTCGAAATTTCTTGCAATCGTGTATTTGTGAATATCATGGAAATATTGTGTTAATCAATATATACATCGGTACATTTGTACAACATAAAAACGCGTCATTATTTGATGAGTACAAAAGGCCATTCCACGTTTCTAcatctctctatatatataccattcccttctatttatttatatgaaCTAAATAAATTCTATGTTCCCCTTAATTTCTACCTAAACATTTCATTATAACAATATGTATCCTCTCACCACATACCACTTGCACCAAATCTTCAACGAGCTAGACCGGAACAAGGACGGCCTAGTGAGCATCGACGAGCTCATGTCGCTCCTCACCAGGCTCGGCATGCATGCTAAACAGGCCGAGCTTGAGCTTCTAGTGGGCGATGACAAAGCCCTCGACTTTTtcaacttcctcttcttctACCAATCCTTGAACAAAATCATTGTTCAAGAAAATCGTGACCAAATCAAGGAGGATGACCTTGAATTCCCTGACGACGATCTTAGGAAGGCGTTCTGGGTTTTTGATCTAAACAACGACGGGTTCATCTCCGGGGAGGAGCTGCGGATTGCATTAGGTAGGTTAGGATTATGGGATGAGAAGAGTTGTGGCCATGATTGTATGCAAATGATTGGCGTCTACGACACGAATTCCGATGGATTGCTAGATTTCGAGGAGTTTAAGGAAATGATGTCAATTGATTCCTTGGAATCTTGTTAGAACTTTGCTAGTTTGACCCTAATATTTTAGtttagaaataataaaaaataatactatgtcGGTTAAAAGGTGGATAAATTCTTATATTTTCagatttcattttattagaGCAAACTAAGAAAGACTTCCTTTAACGTATTCAAATATATGGCCGGTTATTGTTAATTTAATAGGAGAATTTATAAAGTGCACTTTATAGAACTTATAAACTGCAATAGCATCATTcagaaaataattttgaaatttataatATGTATGTATTGGGTAAAGAGCTAAAAGAG carries:
- the LOC121782081 gene encoding probable calcium-binding protein CML44; protein product: MSPMINADDLDRIFKNLDKKNEGAVGIAELHGLLGQIGVHTTPEELDKFVGRTTLDYFEFLFFYEAMVKASKPEHEHEQDLRRAFEVFDLNGDGYISSEELRSVLSRLGLLDEKRGGADDCKCMIGVYDDNSDGVLDFHEFKNMMSVSGFRK
- the LOC121782487 gene encoding probable calcium-binding protein CML44 — its product is MYPLTTYHLHQIFNELDRNKDGLVSIDELMSLLTRLGMHAKQAELELLVGDDKALDFFNFLFFYQSLNKIIVQENRDQIKEDDLEFPDDDLRKAFWVFDLNNDGFISGEELRIALGRLGLWDEKSCGHDCMQMIGVYDTNSDGLLDFEEFKEMMSIDSLESC